In Terriglobus sp. TAA 43, a single window of DNA contains:
- the hemB gene encoding porphobilinogen synthase, with amino-acid sequence MQFPVTRMRRLRRTEAMRSLTRETFLQPSQFIYPLFICPGEGVRKPISSMPGVFNLSVDEALKEAAECASLGIGGLLLFGLPESKDTEGSGAYADDGIVQRALRALKADSSLRSLVMIADTCLCEYTSHGHCGPLTGEGSDCTVDNDATLPLLAKTAVSQARAGADIIAPSDMMDGRVGAIRDALDEAGLAETPIMSYAAKFASAFYGPFREAADSTPQMGDRRGYQMAGGNVREAMREIELDVAEGADMLLAKPAGPYLDIIRATRERFDLPLGAYQVSGEYSMLHAAFERGWLDRDRAMMESLLAIRRAGADFIVTYFAKEASQRLR; translated from the coding sequence ATGCAGTTTCCCGTGACCCGCATGCGACGCCTACGCCGCACCGAAGCGATGCGTTCGTTGACGCGTGAGACCTTCCTGCAGCCTTCACAGTTCATCTACCCATTGTTTATCTGTCCGGGTGAAGGTGTTCGAAAGCCGATCAGCAGCATGCCGGGTGTCTTCAACCTATCCGTCGACGAAGCACTGAAAGAAGCTGCTGAATGCGCCAGCCTTGGCATTGGCGGTTTACTCCTGTTTGGCCTTCCCGAGAGCAAGGACACTGAAGGCAGCGGAGCTTATGCGGATGACGGCATTGTGCAGCGCGCGCTGCGTGCCCTGAAGGCTGACTCCTCGTTGCGGTCGCTGGTGATGATCGCCGACACCTGCCTGTGTGAATACACCAGCCACGGCCACTGTGGTCCATTGACCGGCGAAGGCAGTGATTGCACCGTGGATAACGATGCCACGCTGCCGCTGCTGGCGAAGACGGCGGTCTCGCAGGCGCGTGCGGGTGCAGACATCATTGCCCCCAGCGACATGATGGACGGCCGTGTGGGTGCCATCCGCGATGCGCTGGATGAAGCCGGATTAGCGGAAACGCCGATCATGAGCTACGCCGCAAAATTTGCCTCAGCGTTTTACGGTCCATTCCGCGAAGCCGCCGATTCCACACCGCAGATGGGCGACCGCCGTGGTTACCAGATGGCAGGCGGCAATGTGCGCGAAGCGATGCGTGAAATTGAACTCGATGTGGCGGAAGGTGCGGACATGCTGCTGGCGAAGCCCGCAGGCCCTTACCTGGACATAATCCGGGCCACGCGCGAACGCTTTGACCTGCCGCTGGGTGCATATCAGGTCAGCGGCGAATACAGTATGTTGCACGCTGCATTTGAGCGTGGCTGGCTCGATAGGGACCGCGCCATGATGGAGAGTCTGCTTGCCATTCGCAGGGCCGGGGCGGACTTCATAGTCACCTATTTTGCGAAAGAGGCATCTCAGCGATTGCGCTGA
- a CDS encoding carboxypeptidase regulatory-like domain-containing protein: protein MYQRHHLVRSLIATSLAIPLALSAVGQSDSTSVSGAVTDATGALLPNAKVTIRNEATGTEQTINSNESGQYTVPNVRPGSYTVTVEANGFQTFKTTGVQVDASIPKQVNASMKVGDAGSSVVVEANTNTVQTESAVLGQLVTQEQVKSIQLNGRNPLFLAQMEPGVIRTSPMASFSFGLDNSIYIGGGRNQGALITLDGAPMVRTRSNGTSVGTADVDGTAQVQILSSAYPAEYGRSDGGQVRIVPKSGTSSFHGTAYEYLRNNFFNANTWQRKLPSNSLAIQQHPQAFRYNQYGFNLNGPVYIPGHWNKNKEKLFFLFGQEYVKYVVAETVFNKVPTALMRTGNFSELLTQNQNNIFYSGSQQIYHPYAAGQTKVPYANNIITDPLSPNGIALMNAFPLPNATAATYNWVDSAPNIQDQRKDTLVVDYVPSDAHRIRLTILNYAFKQTSPHNGGYNKLPQKWNRPNQVAVLHYSWNINPSTVNEAIVSVASDHVTIGVDTSSGLYDRTKYGINYPYLFGAATKDLPLKYPTISIPNTTLLDGTPYPSKSGGTVFTVGDNLTKVWGNHTAKFGASAEYAGENNKDQITVSNTPGSTNNQNGRFNFTDSRTGGTTTGIGFSNAALGLFDTYAEIGQRSYTLYRAWAYDAFAQDSWHVTPKLVVEAGIHYSFYNPYYAKWGNQSVFSPKDYNPANAATVSQTTGFVTGTQQQIYNGVVIPGSGFPSIAAGHVNADILANGYSFLFRGYDRQYSPTIKTNFQPRFGITYQVKPGTVIRAGGGRYVQRLGITDNVFTGGNAPFQPAAAVSLGVADNPGGAGTSNQYPQLYSSQAFNYPSPEAYNWNFTIEQELKQLGVLTLSYGGRKGIHLEELLNINQLQPGTLFLASSLLPGSTTTKKNTDSLRPYQGYNAINQATNGGASNYNSLQVNLRRRLTNGLLFGIAYTWSKSLDFGSSNGTKLPNTFDKNLMYGRSDFDRRHVFIANVVYNIDQFNHSSYFINRAVLGHWQISGTLQAQTGAGLGVTTGTDFAGVGSGSGSQYVIMPHATTSSKSFAGQGTTKTWFDTTAYVTSDTVLNSTYAGKFQPRGARNVISGPGFQSYNAALNKSWTLVPGHEATQLTFRAEAFNLANHPTADNPDTGYTSATFGQSKTKGQTYSMDRQFQFSLRLAF, encoded by the coding sequence GGCGACGGGCACTGAGCAGACCATCAACAGCAATGAAAGCGGACAGTACACCGTTCCCAACGTTCGCCCGGGCAGCTATACCGTCACAGTCGAAGCGAACGGATTCCAGACATTCAAGACCACCGGTGTGCAGGTCGACGCTTCGATTCCGAAGCAGGTCAATGCATCCATGAAGGTCGGCGATGCCGGCAGCAGCGTGGTGGTGGAAGCCAACACGAACACCGTACAGACTGAGTCTGCCGTACTGGGCCAGTTGGTAACGCAGGAGCAGGTCAAGAGCATTCAGCTCAACGGCCGTAATCCGCTGTTCCTTGCTCAGATGGAACCGGGTGTCATCCGTACCTCGCCGATGGCAAGCTTCTCGTTCGGCCTGGATAACAGCATCTACATCGGTGGCGGTCGTAACCAGGGCGCACTGATTACGCTTGACGGCGCACCCATGGTTCGTACCCGTTCCAACGGTACATCGGTCGGTACTGCCGACGTGGACGGAACGGCACAGGTACAGATTTTGTCCAGTGCTTATCCGGCTGAGTATGGCCGTTCAGACGGTGGCCAGGTCCGCATCGTTCCCAAGAGCGGTACGTCCAGCTTCCACGGCACAGCATACGAGTATCTCCGTAACAACTTCTTCAACGCGAACACCTGGCAGCGTAAGCTCCCTTCGAACTCGTTGGCGATTCAGCAGCATCCGCAGGCGTTCCGTTACAACCAGTACGGCTTCAACCTGAACGGACCGGTTTACATTCCGGGTCACTGGAACAAGAACAAGGAAAAGCTGTTCTTCCTGTTCGGCCAGGAATACGTGAAGTATGTTGTTGCGGAAACAGTGTTCAACAAGGTTCCGACCGCTCTGATGCGCACCGGTAACTTCAGCGAACTGCTGACCCAGAACCAGAACAACATCTTTTACAGCGGATCGCAGCAGATCTATCATCCGTATGCAGCGGGACAGACCAAGGTTCCCTATGCGAACAACATCATCACCGACCCTCTAAGCCCGAACGGCATTGCGTTGATGAATGCCTTCCCGCTGCCCAACGCAACGGCCGCGACTTACAACTGGGTGGATTCGGCGCCTAACATTCAGGACCAGCGCAAGGACACCCTTGTGGTGGATTACGTTCCGTCCGATGCTCACCGCATCCGCTTGACGATCCTGAACTACGCCTTCAAGCAGACCTCTCCGCATAACGGTGGTTACAACAAGCTGCCGCAGAAGTGGAACCGTCCGAACCAGGTTGCTGTGCTGCACTACTCCTGGAACATCAACCCCTCGACCGTGAACGAAGCAATCGTCTCTGTTGCTTCCGATCACGTCACCATCGGCGTTGATACCTCCAGCGGTCTGTATGACCGTACCAAGTACGGCATCAACTATCCGTACCTGTTTGGCGCTGCGACCAAGGATCTGCCGCTGAAGTACCCGACCATCTCCATCCCGAACACGACCCTGCTGGACGGCACACCCTATCCGTCGAAGTCTGGCGGCACGGTGTTCACCGTTGGCGACAACCTGACCAAGGTATGGGGTAACCACACCGCTAAGTTCGGCGCTTCCGCCGAGTACGCTGGCGAAAACAACAAGGACCAGATCACCGTTTCCAACACGCCTGGTTCCACGAATAACCAGAATGGTCGCTTCAACTTCACGGATTCCCGTACAGGTGGAACCACCACAGGAATCGGCTTCTCGAATGCAGCATTGGGTCTGTTCGATACCTATGCTGAAATCGGTCAGCGTTCGTACACGCTGTACCGCGCCTGGGCATATGACGCCTTCGCGCAGGACAGCTGGCACGTGACGCCGAAGCTGGTCGTAGAAGCCGGTATCCATTACAGCTTCTACAACCCGTACTACGCGAAGTGGGGCAACCAGTCCGTATTCAGCCCGAAGGATTACAACCCTGCAAACGCAGCGACTGTAAGCCAGACCACGGGCTTCGTTACCGGCACGCAGCAGCAGATCTACAACGGTGTTGTGATCCCCGGCAGCGGCTTCCCGTCGATCGCAGCTGGCCACGTCAATGCGGACATCCTGGCGAATGGGTATTCCTTCCTGTTCCGCGGGTACGACCGTCAGTACTCGCCTACCATCAAGACGAACTTCCAGCCGCGTTTCGGTATCACCTACCAGGTAAAGCCTGGCACGGTAATCCGCGCCGGCGGTGGACGTTACGTGCAGCGCCTCGGTATCACGGATAACGTGTTTACCGGTGGTAACGCACCGTTCCAGCCTGCAGCAGCCGTCTCATTGGGCGTTGCAGACAACCCGGGCGGCGCTGGTACCTCCAACCAGTACCCACAGCTGTATTCTTCGCAGGCATTCAACTATCCAAGCCCCGAAGCTTACAACTGGAACTTCACCATCGAGCAGGAGCTGAAGCAGCTTGGCGTTCTTACGCTCTCGTACGGTGGACGTAAGGGTATTCACCTGGAAGAACTGCTGAATATCAACCAGCTTCAGCCCGGAACACTCTTCCTGGCCTCGAGCCTTCTGCCCGGCAGCACCACGACCAAGAAGAACACCGATTCGTTGCGCCCCTACCAGGGTTACAACGCGATCAACCAGGCAACCAACGGTGGTGCATCGAACTACAACTCGCTGCAGGTTAACCTCCGTCGCCGCCTGACCAACGGTCTGCTGTTCGGTATCGCCTACACCTGGTCCAAGTCGCTTGACTTTGGTTCCAGCAACGGCACCAAGCTGCCCAACACGTTTGACAAGAACCTCATGTACGGTCGTTCGGACTTCGATCGCCGTCACGTGTTCATTGCCAACGTGGTGTACAATATCGACCAGTTCAACCACTCGTCCTACTTCATCAACCGCGCTGTGCTGGGTCACTGGCAGATCTCGGGTACGCTGCAGGCACAGACGGGCGCTGGACTCGGTGTAACCACCGGCACTGACTTCGCCGGTGTGGGTTCGGGATCAGGTAGCCAGTACGTGATCATGCCCCACGCCACGACAAGCAGCAAGTCCTTCGCTGGACAGGGCACGACGAAGACCTGGTTCGACACCACGGCCTACGTCACGTCGGATACGGTACTTAACTCCACCTACGCTGGTAAGTTCCAGCCCCGTGGCGCACGTAACGTAATCAGCGGACCTGGCTTCCAGAGCTACAACGCAGCTCTGAACAAGAGCTGGACTCTCGTCCCGGGACACGAGGCAACACAGCTCACGTTCCGCGCCGAAGCGTTCAACCTTGCAAACCATCCGACTGCGGACAACCCGGACACCGGTTACACCTCCGCTACGTTCGGCCAGAGCAAGACCAAGGGACAGACGTACAGCATGGATCGTCAGTTCCAGTTCAGCCTGCGTCTCGCGTTCTAA